The nucleotide sequence GGGTTCATGATTTAAGAAAATTGTATAAAGAAATTGAGGGAAATGCTAATATAATCGATGTAAATTATGAAATTATTGATCAACTTAATCAAGTCTACATCGACACAAGATATCCTGCAGATCATGGATTACTCCCTGACGGAATACCTTCTCAAGAAAAGGCAAGAGAATTCATGTTTGAAGCAGAAAAGATATACAATCAAGTGAAAGAATATATTGAGCACGAAGTCGAGTAACACCATATAACCTCAAGGATTGAGTCGACCTTCACGGTCGATTCAATCCAATGTTCAAGAAGCCCTGATCGCCAGTATAGCTTCTTATTAATGGGAAATGCTCGCTGGTTTCTGTTGGAAGAAAAACGAAATATGAGAAAAAGGAAGCGTCGCCACCTGTGAGTATGGAACGATTCTTAAAAATAGTAGCAGATCAAACGAGTGCAGCCAAGAGAAAAATATAGATTTTCTACTCCTTCGGATACAGCTCTCCCTGCCATGCAAGGAAATGAGAACAAGCCTTCAGGTTTTCTTTAGAGTGAATAAATCATGGATGAATTGTTACGTAAACCCTGATGGTGAAATCCCTCCATGTTTCACAGGACTGATAAAAAGATAAGAGATGGCTCCGTCGCATATACAACAGCGGCGGTTCTGACTGGATACAGGAGGCAGACGTTTCGTTCTCCTCCGGGATGGGATGCCGGCTCGTGCCTCGAGGAGGAGAATAGCCAGGGCTACGGGAATGGAAGACGATGGATGCAGGAATCCATAGCAGCGGATCTTCATGAATCCTGAAGGGAGCACATGCTGGAGGAATCGCCTGATAAACTCACATGCCTGAAGACGCAGCAGCTTCTCAGCCCCAGTGGCTGAATCAGTGTAGCGGAAGAGGATGTGGTTGTCCTCGATGGCGACAATCCGGCTGTCGGAAATAGCGGTACGAAAAACGTAGGAAGCGAGGTAGCGAATACTTCGTTCCCCGCTTCCGGCTGGTTGGGAGTTGACGTTCCAATCCTGGCTCCAGGCTGCGGCATCGACAGATGACAGCAGCCCGTTTCGCTTCAGGGCCGTGTACATCCGGTGTTTCACCAGTTTAGCTGCTACGCGGACGGGAAGATAGAATGCCTTCCGGCAGGGGTGCCGGCTATGATCTTCTGAAGAGAAAGCACCACCGGGAACGACATAGTGGATGTGAGGGTGGTACTGGAGTTGCCGGCCCCGGGTATGCAGTACGCCGAAGAATCCCGGAACATCCCCCGGAAACCAGGTCTGTTCGGAAGCAAGTTTTTTCATGATACCGGACGTGGCGGCGAAAAAGGCGGCATAGGCGAATCGTTGATGCTGTCGAAATACCGTGCGGAACGGCGCCGGAACGGTGAAGGTAATCATGAAACCGCCGGAATCAGTGCATGAAATTTCCGATAGAAAATACCGTGAAACGGTAGTAGAATGGGAATATCCGAAGGGCGTGATTGAAAAATACGTCAGCCGTAACGGAGCGGTGAGAACGGGAAGAAACGCCTGGCTCTTTCTGACGACGGCTCTGGCTGGAAAGAATGTTGGCTTTGAAGAAATCGGGAACCGGATCTACCGAATCTTCTTCAGGGAATTCTTTCTAGGGTATGCAGATATGAAGGACATGAAGGTCTACGATATCATGACCTATAAGAATGAGTTGAAACTGTAAGGGATGTGGTTGGCTAATAGTCCGCGATGTCCTGGTTTGTACAAATACTTTTGAGTAACAATAGCTGAGGTGAGATGAATGCAAATATTAGAAGAAGCAATGAGAGTTGCAATTACCGAAGCAAAAAAGAGCTTAAAAGAAGGCAATCATGGATTTGGAGCTGTTATAGTTAAAGAAAATAAAATTATAGCAAAAGCTCATGATACAGAAGAAACTGATAACGATCCGACATCCCATGCGGAAATTAATGTAATAAAAATAGCTTCTAAAAAATATGATAAAAATCTTTCTGATTGTACTATTATTTCAACTCATGAACCTTGTCCAATGTGCTCTTCCGCAATACTTTGGTCAAAGATTAGGAAAGTAGGATATGGATTCTCTATAGCAGAATCTCTAAAACAAGATAGAAAAAGGATCGATATATCATGTAAAGAGATATTTGAAAGGTCAGGAATTGTTTTAGACCTCAAAACTGATATGCTAAAAGACGAATGTCAAATTCTTTATAATAAAAATGTTCGAGATGAAATAAAGCGACTACGAAGAGTAAATAAACAAAAACTTTATGAATATAATGAAGATTCAATAAAACGACGTCTCTTATGGTTTAAGGAAAACAAAGATAATTTTGATTTTATTAATGAGAATACATTGGAAAGTGCATACAAATTATTGTTATGTCGATTTGGCATTAATGAGAATGATGCACCCGTTATTTTAAAAGAGAATAATAAGATACTTTTTCATTCAATGAATTTTTGTCCGACACTTGAAGCATGCAAAATATTAGATTTAGATACACGATATATCTGTAGGCGATATAATGAAAAATCCACAGATATTCTGATAAAGCAAATTGATCAAAAATTGCGTTTTGATAGAAATTACCAGAAATTAAGACCATATTATGAATATTGTGAAGAAATGATTATAAAAGAATAGGGGAACCGTCGAACAAGCGCCTGCACCCGACGAGGCGAATAATGGGCGGGAGCTGAAGGTGAGGGTTTTACAGGATGATGCAACACGCGCCTCGCTGGTGAGGCGTATGTTATGTAGACAAATTTGGTTAAGGGCACCTCTGAAAACTACTCTTTTCCCCATATCCTGCGTCGTCAAGATTTCCCGCAGTCCTCAACTCTTGTTACCACAAGAGTTTGCGGGTGCTACAAAATCTTCCCTCCTTGACTATGGCAAAAATACCACGTTTTTAGAGGTGCCCTTAAATAATAAGAATATTTGCATACATTGTTTAATATGAAAAGAAGAAGTGCAATGCTATTGATTATTAGCGTTCACAAATAAAGGAAGTAATACAATATCGAATAATTGTAAGAATAATAGTGGGGGTATTTCATGAAGATGATATATATACTTACGGCTACATTAGTATGTATACAGATGTATGGAGAAATAGTCACAACAGAATATACAACTGATAGGAAATATCTGATCAAGACGCACATATTAGAAGAAGGTGATAAGAATTTTGAAGAACTTGAGAAAGTAGTATTCAAATATAATGAAAACAACTTACTCATTTCAACGACATATTTTAACAATGCAAGGGTGAGAAATAAGACTGGTGTGATCTTGCAAATTAATGAATCCATAAATGATAATAAAAAATACACAATGACGTATACAGATGAAAATATTGAGGAAACTGGGATTGCTAAAGTAATCGAATATTGTAATGAGAAAAATGAAGTTATACGGTTAGAATACTATGACAAAGAGCAACTGTTATTTACTGAGAATGATACTATGCTATTAACTAAATTCCCTTTCTATAAAATTAGTTTCATAGAAAAAGTTATGGGATTAAATGAGAACAAAGATAGTGAAAGAACGGTATATTCTTACAGTGCAGAATATAAAGGTGCTAGATCTATAGTGCAATTTATCAGTAAACCAGTAGATCTTGAAGAAGATGATATTTTATTTATTAATCGTTATCTCTCCACACGTAATGCACAGCAAATGATTGGACTGTATCATAAGAAGGTCAAGGTGAAAGAAGACGATAAAGAATACTATATTCTATTTCAAGATGAAAATCTTCAATATATTCATCTCAATAACTATGCTGCTGTTTATTATTATATTGGAGGAATAAATACAAAGTTGAAACTATTATCAGTTGGTTTTACAGATGTTAATTGTTAACTAAATTTAGCAGCATAACCTCAAGGATTGAGTCGACCTTCACGGTCGATTCAATCCAATGTTCAAGAAGCCCTGATCGACAGTATCGTTTCTTATTAATGGGAAACGGTCGCCGGTTTCTATTGGAAGACAAATGGCACGTAGGAAAAAGCAGCGGCGCCACCTGTGAGTCTGGAATTCTGCTGGCGACTAGCATTGACGGAGAGGTCCTTCAAAATCAGGAGACCCCTCACGGGACAGCGGTCATGATCTTCTCCGGCGGGAATCGTACCGTGAGTCTGCTTCGCTGCCTGCCGGTTCCGTATCCAAGGCGAAGAATCATCACAGGATGCCTGGTTTCAGGACAGCCGAACAGTCCGGAAAAATGGGGTTTCGCGTCCTTTATTGTCGCAACTGCTTCCCGGGTGAACCGCCACGGTTCCAGCTCCGCCATATGTAAATACTGAGTAATGACCCCATAGGGATGCACCGACAGTCCAAGTTCGGTTGCCTTAAGCCAGACCGATTGCATTGTCCGGCCTGCTTCCAGAAATGCCCGTCTGCTCCGGCCGGGGGCAGTGACAAGACACAGAGCCCCGCAGAATGACAGTCGCTCCGATAATCCCTTCGCGACAAGGGGACCGACACCCCACCGTGCAATAATCCGCCCGAGCGAACGGCTTCCGAAGATCCGGAGTGCAATAGCAGCGGGAAACGGCAAATCCAGACTTTTAATGTCCATCCCCCATCCATCGGAGAGAAGCTTCCGCCGGCTGAACTTGACAGTGTTGAACAGCCCGTCAAACAGGGGAGGATGGCTGAGCAGAATTGACGAGAATACACTGTCGATCCCGACAAGTTGTTTCCTGGTATCGATATCCCGAATCCAGTGAACAGCAGTTCCGCTGCCTGCCGCTGCCCCGGACAGCTCCTTGATCATGCTGTCCGGCAATACCCTGGTTGAAAATTTTCGCCGGTCCGTATGACGTTCAGAGAAAGTGACGGCCGGATAAGCCGAAACCGAATCAGCAGGAGTGAAATGCAGCCGTGCGACTGGAATCAGTGATTGTGATGAATCATTTTTCTGATCAAGCGCATCTGCAGGGGAAAAATCAGGGCGGCATTCCAGCCCGCGAATTCCAGCGGCAAGAATCATGTTCTCGATAGCCGCCCCTATGCTGATGAAGGAGTACATGTCCAGCACATCAATGGCAAGCAGGCGATCTCTCACCATGTATACATCGATAAAATCCGGCCCGGGCGAGAAAGTCCAGGGCTGTGTATTATCGGATGAGGGAGCCATTCCCGCGGACTCCACCAGAAAATGAAAATCTTTATCTGTCATCGCAATTCCTCGCAGTCATCGGTATTCCCCCACTCCTGTAGCCGGAAATCGGGTACACATTCAGGTTCTGTTTTGGCCTCCGGACGTACCGGTGCCGGCCAGGAAGATGTTCTCAAAAAGGCAAAAGCCTCCAGCGCGCGATCCAGGTGTGTCTGTTCATGTGTTGCCATCACACTTACACGCAGGACCTCCTGCCCTTGGGGGACAGCAGGAGATAAAACCGGATTGACATAGACTCCCAGATCGAGCAGCCGGGCGTATGCCCCGAGGGCAATTACCTCGTGCCCGCAGAATACGGGTACGATGGGAGATTCAGACGTATCGACCCGGTACCCCAGAGACCGTAATCCTTCACCCAGAAATATAGCATTTCTTTTCAGAACATCACGGCGCCAGGGTTCGGATTCAATCAATTTCAGCGCAGCCAGAACCGCCGCGACAGCCGTCGGGGGAAGGCTGGCCGAGAAGATGTGACCCCGGGAATTGTGGCGGAGACTGTCAATAATGGCTGCATCGCCGGCGATGAAACCACCGACAGATGCGAACGATTTGCTGAAAGTCCCCATGATGATATCAACCTCACTGCCGAGGCCGTAATGTTCGGCAATGCCCCTTCCATTTTTCCCGAAAACACCAATGGCATGCGACTCATCAAGCATCAACCGCGCGCCATAGCGTTTTTTCAATGCGACCATGGCAGGAAGATCGATGATGGTTCCCTCCATGCTGAAAACACTGTCACTGACGATCAGACATGCTTCATCAGCATGACGCGCAAGAACCTGTTCGAGTGAATGCACATTGTTGTGCTCATACCGGACAAGTTTGGCGCCCGAAAGCCGGGCTCCATCAATCAGGCTGGCATGATTCCGCCGATCCATGATCAGAACATCATGACGTCCGACCAATGCGGAAAGCGCCCCGACATTTGCCTGATATCCCGTACTGTAAAGCATGGCGTCATCTTTTCCCGTGAAAACAGCAAGCTGCCGGGCCAGTTCCCTGTGGACATCCAGGGTTCCATTCAGCAAGGGGGAACCTGAGCAGCCGCTTCCATACCGGTCAAGAGCAGTGTGCATGGCCTCACGTACCCTGGGGTGATTGGCAAGACCCAGATAGGAATTGGATCCCATCATGATGACTTCGCGGTTTTCATATTCTACAACGGGTCCCTGCGGTCCCGTAAAAACGGGAAAATACCGGTACATTCCCGCAAGACGTACGCGTCCCAACCGACTGGATTGAAGGTGATGACGGAACGGATCAGGCTTGCCGCCCTGCTCCGTCTCGTTCGGAGCAGGGCTTTCAGACACTTCTATTGCCTGCTCCTGCCGGAAGGGGCTATGACTGGTCCCGGGAAGTTCAATAACTTCCTTGAAAAGATCGGCGTACACTGCAGTAAACGTACCACCCCGGCAATCCTTCATGTAATAACGGCATCGCTGGGGAACAGCTCCCAGCGACATTTTGAAATCATAAGTCGTAATGCCCAGATTGATGCGTTTTTTCCCCAGACTGCAGGCAATCCTGATGGATTCCAGAAAACAATTGGCATAAAGGGCATATTCATCCCGCAATTCATAATCCAGCCCCTCTGCCATGCCAAAAAACTCTTCATCACCGACAAGATTCAAACCGAAAGCAACCAGCCGGCCATCAAGAAAAAAGGCAAGAACATGACTTCTGTCACTCAGGTGCTTAGCCATCATTCTGAACCAATGAGGAGTCAATTTTTCGTGGGAATACCCATTGTTTTTTTTGGCGACCTGGGTCCACAATCGTGCCATATCCTCAGCCAGCCAGGCATAATCAGAAATGATCCTGATTTCAATACGCGGATTGGCAGTCAGCTTTCCCATTCGTTTTTTCAGATCATTCCGCCGCTTTGACTTCAGGGCACCAAGATAGCCATCAAACGAATCCCACGGCAAATCAAGCTGAGCCAGGGGAAATCCCTCGACCGGTATGTATGCGAAATCTTCCAGTTCCGCAAAATCATTCCATAGGGGCTGTTCTATATCCCGAATAAAGCAGAGGGCCGCATTTTCGGCCGCGGCAATCCTGTCGAGTTCGGCATTGACCAGCGGCCAGAACTTTTTCAGAACCACGGGATCGATGCAGACTGTCCGTCCGACAGATGCGATATGGCCGACTTCAAGCACACGCGTTTCCATGAACCCGCTGCGCCAGGTATTTACCGTCGCAAGAACATCGGCGGGATAGATTCCTGCCATTTCAGCAAGATTCAGCGTGATGGAAAAAGCGTATATTATGCCGACAGCGGTGTCGTCATCATAACATATCAGATACCAGGGACTCAGAGCATTGATGCGTGATTCTTCATTCGCCAGAAGGTGATTTGATTCAAGCCCCACGGCTTCTCTGGGGGCCAACCGGTTCCAGGTTTCCAGCGGAACATCCTGGATTTTGCGGTAGCTGTCAATTCTCAGTTTACCCATTCAATTCTCCGTTTTATTGCTTTCTCAACCGTGAGTCAAGGAGCATGACAGTGAATGAATAGTAGGAAAATTAATCTGGGCAATCAACGTCACAATCACGAAAATCGGCGAAAAACGTGGGGAAATAGCGCGGAGAATAGAAAAGAAAGAAAGAGGAATGGACAATATGCACAAGCTGTTAAGGCAAAAAAGAAGGGATTGGCCTCGAAACAGGCATAAAAAAGCTTCCTGAAGCTCGAAAGACATTCCCAAGATGACGAACCTCTCCTTTATTATAACAGGATGAGAGAAGGAAAAAAATCAGTTCGGCGATGTAGGATCAAAACCGGGAGGAGGCCGCCCCTGTTTTGCAAGACAGCGGAGGATACGGGCTATCTCCTCCGGTTCCTGAATTACCGCTATCACCTTCATCTCGGGACCGCATTTCGGGCACCGCCATCGTTTTATCCACAATCCCGAAGCAACGCCAAAGAAGTACCGCAGGACAAATCCATGTCCCCACAGGCGGCTACTTCCGCAGGCAGGACACCTGCCAGGATTTTTTCACCGGAATTTCTTCCCCAGTACTTGATTTTTTTCTAATCCTATCCGACAAATAAGTAACGATTTTTTCCCCTCGGGGAGAGTTTTAAGAGCAATGGGAAGCGTCAACTTCTTAACCATTGCTCTTTTTTTATGTCGGACGAATAGAATTCCTCCCTAAATCATTTGCGAGATTGTGTAACTGTTCTTGAGTTTTTCTACGCAGGTTTGTCTAATTTAATGTGCGAGTCTACACCAGATCATTATGCCAGGGACAGCTTGTACAACCAAAAGATAGGTGCAATGTGTTACTTTGCAAGGAATTAAAAGATACTATTCAAACTGTTTTAGATAGACTAAACTATTTCAATGAGTACACTTTTACCAATTGACTATTTAAATGAAACGGTAGAATCTCTAAAAACTCTGAATCCAGTTAAGATTGTACTGTTTGGATCTACCGTGCGTGGGGATACACATGAATGGAGTGATTTAGATCTTCTGGTTGTCCTGGATACTGAAAAGATTCCTCAGTCATACGAAGAAAAAATGAAGATAAAACTCGCTGTAAGAAAAACAATACGCGAGCAAAGCTATAAAGTACCAATAGATATTCTAGTATATACCCGTCCGGAATATGATGCTCTAACAGCACAAAATAGTTCTTTCATCAAAGAAATCCAATCAGAAGGGAAAACACTTTATGAAAGAAAAAGTTAAAGAATGGATGAAATACGCTGAATTAGATTATAAATCAGCATTGAAACTAAGCGAAGATGAAAACTTGACCTCCACTGCTGCGTTTCACTGTCAACAATCTGTTGAAAAATATTTAAAAGCTTTGATAGAAAATAAAGATAATCCCGTACCGAAAGTACACACTCTACAAGTATTAATGAATACTGTTATGAAAACCTACAAGATTGGATATGATCATGATGTATTAGATCAAATCAATGATGTTTATATTGATACGCGATATCCATCGTCAACTGGATTAATTCCTGAAGGAATTCCCAAGAAAGAAACAATAACTATTTTTCTTTCGTTCGTTGAAGATCTAAAAGAGAAGGTAGAGGAAATCTTAAAATAAAGGCGATTGCTTTATAACTTCAAGGATTGAGTCGACCTTCACGGTCGATTCAATCCAATGTTCAAGAAGCCCTGATCGACAGTATCGTTTCTTATTAATGGGAAATGATTGCCGGTTCCTATTGAAAGACAAATGCCTGAAGGCGCAGCAGCTTCTCAGCCCCAGTGGCTGAATCAGTGTAGCGAAAGAGGATGTGGTTGTGTCCTCGATAGCGACAATCCGGCTGTCGGAAATAGCGGTACGAAAAACGTAGGAAGCGAGGTAGCGAATACTTCGTTCCCCGCTTCCGGCTGGTTGGGAGTTGACGTTCCAATCCTGGCTCCAGGCTGCGGCATCGACAGATGACAGCAGACCGTTTCGCTTCAGGGCCGTGTACATCCGGTGTTTCACCAGTTTTGCTGCTACGCGGACGGGAAGATAGAATGCCTTCCGGCAGGGGTGCCGGCTATGATCTTCTGAAGAGAAAGCACCACCGGGAACGACATAGTGGATGTGAGGGTGGTACTGGAGTTGCCGGCCCCGGGTATGCAGTACGCCGAAGAATCCCGGAACATCCCCCGGAAACCAGGTCTGTTCGGAAGCAAGTTTTTTCATGATACCGGACGTGGCGGCGAAAAAGGCGGCATAGGCGAATCGTTGATGCTGTCGAAATAGCGTGCGGAACGGCGCCTGAACGGTGAAGGTAATCATGAAACCGCCGGAATCAGTGCATGAAATTTCCGATAGAAAATACCGTGAAACGGTAGTAGAATGGGAATATCCGAAGGACGTGATTGAAAAATACGTCAGCCGTAACGGAGCAGTGAGAACGGGAAGAAACGCCTGGCTTTTCCTGACAACAGCCCTGGCCGGAAAAAATGTTGGGTTTGAAGAGATCGGGAACCGGATCTTCTTCCGGGAATTCTTTCTAGGATATGCAGATATGAAGGACATGAAGGTCTACGATATAATGACCTATAAGAATGAGTTGAAACTGTAAGGGATGTGGTTGGCTAACTGTCCGTGATGTCCTGGTTTGTACA is from Marispirochaeta sp. and encodes:
- a CDS encoding HEPN domain-containing protein; translation: MKKQAEEWLKYAQVDLLAARQMIVNQELTSVVSFHAQQCIEKVFKAVLEYYDMKIPRVHDLRKLYKEIEGNANIIDVNYEIIDQLNQVYIDTRYPADHGLLPDGIPSQEKAREFMFEAEKIYNQVKEYIEHEVE
- a CDS encoding transposase, with protein sequence MITFTVPAPFRTVFRQHQRFAYAAFFAATSGIMKKLASEQTWFPGDVPGFFGVLHTRGRQLQYHPHIHYVVPGGAFSSEDHSRHPCRKAFYLPVRVAAKLVKHRMYTALKRNGLLSSVDAAAWSQDWNVNSQPAGSGERSIRYLASYVFRTAISDSRIVAIEDNHILFRYTDSATGAEKLLRLQACEFIRRFLQHVLPSGFMKIRCYGFLHPSSSIPVALAILLLEARAGIPSRRRTKRLPPVSSQNRRCCICDGAISYLFISPVKHGGISPSGFT
- a CDS encoding nucleoside deaminase; the encoded protein is MQILEEAMRVAITEAKKSLKEGNHGFGAVIVKENKIIAKAHDTEETDNDPTSHAEINVIKIASKKYDKNLSDCTIISTHEPCPMCSSAILWSKIRKVGYGFSIAESLKQDRKRIDISCKEIFERSGIVLDLKTDMLKDECQILYNKNVRDEIKRLRRVNKQKLYEYNEDSIKRRLLWFKENKDNFDFINENTLESAYKLLLCRFGINENDAPVILKENNKILFHSMNFCPTLEACKILDLDTRYICRRYNEKSTDILIKQIDQKLRFDRNYQKLRPYYEYCEEMIIKE
- a CDS encoding aminotransferase class I/II-fold pyridoxal phosphate-dependent enzyme, which encodes MGKLRIDSYRKIQDVPLETWNRLAPREAVGLESNHLLANEESRINALSPWYLICYDDDTAVGIIYAFSITLNLAEMAGIYPADVLATVNTWRSGFMETRVLEVGHIASVGRTVCIDPVVLKKFWPLVNAELDRIAAAENAALCFIRDIEQPLWNDFAELEDFAYIPVEGFPLAQLDLPWDSFDGYLGALKSKRRNDLKKRMGKLTANPRIEIRIISDYAWLAEDMARLWTQVAKKNNGYSHEKLTPHWFRMMAKHLSDRSHVLAFFLDGRLVAFGLNLVGDEEFFGMAEGLDYELRDEYALYANCFLESIRIACSLGKKRINLGITTYDFKMSLGAVPQRCRYYMKDCRGGTFTAVYADLFKEVIELPGTSHSPFRQEQAIEVSESPAPNETEQGGKPDPFRHHLQSSRLGRVRLAGMYRYFPVFTGPQGPVVEYENREVIMMGSNSYLGLANHPRVREAMHTALDRYGSGCSGSPLLNGTLDVHRELARQLAVFTGKDDAMLYSTGYQANVGALSALVGRHDVLIMDRRNHASLIDGARLSGAKLVRYEHNNVHSLEQVLARHADEACLIVSDSVFSMEGTIIDLPAMVALKKRYGARLMLDESHAIGVFGKNGRGIAEHYGLGSEVDIIMGTFSKSFASVGGFIAGDAAIIDSLRHNSRGHIFSASLPPTAVAAVLAALKLIESEPWRRDVLKRNAIFLGEGLRSLGYRVDTSESPIVPVFCGHEVIALGAYARLLDLGVYVNPVLSPAVPQGQEVLRVSVMATHEQTHLDRALEAFAFLRTSSWPAPVRPEAKTEPECVPDFRLQEWGNTDDCEELR
- a CDS encoding nucleotidyltransferase domain-containing protein — encoded protein: MSTLLPIDYLNETVESLKTLNPVKIVLFGSTVRGDTHEWSDLDLLVVLDTEKIPQSYEEKMKIKLAVRKTIREQSYKVPIDILVYTRPEYDALTAQNSSFIKEIQSEGKTLYERKS
- a CDS encoding HEPN domain-containing protein, which translates into the protein MKEKVKEWMKYAELDYKSALKLSEDENLTSTAAFHCQQSVEKYLKALIENKDNPVPKVHTLQVLMNTVMKTYKIGYDHDVLDQINDVYIDTRYPSSTGLIPEGIPKKETITIFLSFVEDLKEKVEEILK
- a CDS encoding transposase yields the protein MITFTVQAPFRTLFRQHQRFAYAAFFAATSGIMKKLASEQTWFPGDVPGFFGVLHTRGRQLQYHPHIHYVVPGGAFSSEDHSRHPCRKAFYLPVRVAAKLVKHRMYTALKRNGLLSSVDAAAWSQDWNVNSQPAGSGERSIRYLASYVFRTAISDSRIVAIEDTTTSSFATLIQPLGLRSCCAFRHLSFNRNRQSFPINKKRYCRSGLLEHWIESTVKVDSILEVIKQSPLF